The region CCGTCCCACTCGTCATACAGAGTTCCGGACGGTAGCCGGCGCCGAAGGAGATACCGAGTAATGTCTTCACCAATGGGAAATAATGGGCTGGTCGCGGCGGAAGAGTACATCACATCCTACCACACCCCGAGATTCCGGTTCAAAACAGGGATTCGGCAGATTCTTCTTCTCAACAAGGGCATGTGGTATCGGGTGAGGACCCTTGGAAGGTCAAGCCATGACCGCGCTGCCATCCATTGCCAATCCACGTTCGGACTCGAACGCCATGTGGTGGAACACTCCGAACATGGCGAAGGCAGTCCCTCCGGTCCGGCCATCAGCCGACCACGCAATTCCCTCATGGCGGATCCATTCCACACGTCCATCAGGCCGTGTCGGGTCACGTCTCCACCCGGATATTCGTTTCGATAATCCTGAAAACACGCCATGGCGCTGCCATCCCAGGTGATGGAAATGCCCGTGTAGGGTCTCAGACATGGAACGTACCGTTTCCCTCTTCGCGGGTCCGCCGCCGCTGAAGCTAGGCTTGGCAGTTTTTTCAGGCTCTCGGAATAGGACCCGGTCGAATGGATCGGGGCCGTGTAAATCCGGTCCACGGGCAGCCCCCTGAACAATTCAAGAAATCCCGGATCCGGATCTCGCCGGCTCGCGCGCGACTCGAACACCCGCACAATTTTGATGGAAACCATGGGTCCGGCCGAACCCCGTTTCTTCTTCATCCGAAGCAACCGAAGTATATTGGACAGCGTCTTTTCGTATT is a window of Deltaproteobacteria bacterium DNA encoding:
- a CDS encoding SPASM domain-containing protein — its product is MKNTIGYIHRNNTAYRQYCSGRTKLSTPPIAMWLETTNRCNLRCIKCAHHYGLGRPPGNMERRLFTHLIRQARGKVHHLTVNGVGEALLHPELFRMITEAKEAGIPQVLLHTNATLLTERKSRGLLESGLDSVMISFDSEFPDEYERIHRGAKYEKTLSNILRLLRMKKKRGSAGPMVSIKIVRVFESRASRRDPDPGFLELFRGLPVDRIYTAPIHSTGSYSESLKKLPSLASAAADPRRGKRYVPCLRPYTGISITWDGSAMACFQDYRNEYPGGDVTRHGLMDVWNGSAMRELRGRLMAGPEGLPSPCSECSTTWRSSPNVDWQWMAARSWLDLPRVLTRYHMPLLRRRICRIPVLNRNLGVW